Proteins from a single region of Funiculus sociatus GB2-C1:
- a CDS encoding phage tail protein — MADAVELLSSDNYDVTIGDIKDIIIKEVSGMSVDMSPKGADNAIGSGPKGKSLVLSVPSQPKYGEITLVLVPGAHQGGNDDKLWEWYKDCASKANLGEAAKARTLRKEMTINVYYSGSEGKVGLTYSFVGVLPNSFDVPKRDAGSSELETWTLKLNYERMKFTVSA; from the coding sequence ATGGCTGATGCTGTTGAGTTACTATCTAGTGATAACTACGATGTAACAATTGGTGATATCAAAGACATCATTATCAAAGAAGTTAGTGGAATGTCAGTAGATATGTCCCCAAAGGGTGCTGATAATGCCATCGGTTCTGGCCCGAAAGGAAAATCGCTGGTTCTCAGTGTTCCGAGTCAACCGAAGTATGGGGAGATAACGCTAGTTTTAGTGCCAGGAGCGCATCAGGGCGGAAATGACGATAAGCTTTGGGAGTGGTACAAGGATTGTGCCTCGAAAGCAAACCTTGGGGAAGCTGCAAAAGCGCGAACTTTACGTAAAGAAATGACAATTAATGTCTATTACTCCGGTTCAGAGGGGAAGGTGGGGTTAACGTACAGCTTTGTAGGGGTGCTTCCCAATAGTTTTGATGTTCCTAAGCGGGACGCAGGGAGTAGCGAACTGGAAACTTGGACGCTTAAGCTTAATTACGAGCGGATGAAGTTTACTGTATCGGCGTAG
- a CDS encoding phage tail protein: MTDFPEILTTCRFYLELKLDGSNDAVDGYFMDCSGFKSTQQVIEISEVTPQKWGKDGESQGRVVRTKIPGNVSYSNITLRRGLTCSMTLWNWIQAVQDGNWGKQQRDGSLVIYNQAAQEQFRFEFKRAWPTSYKIADVNAVGGDMEIEEIEVTVEDLKRINVVTNDSN, encoded by the coding sequence GTGACAGACTTTCCTGAAATTCTCACAACTTGCCGATTTTACCTGGAACTAAAACTCGATGGAAGCAATGATGCGGTAGACGGCTATTTTATGGATTGTAGCGGTTTTAAGTCTACCCAACAGGTGATAGAAATCTCCGAGGTGACACCTCAGAAGTGGGGCAAAGATGGAGAATCTCAGGGTCGAGTTGTCCGAACAAAAATTCCTGGTAATGTTAGTTACAGCAATATTACCTTGCGCCGGGGTCTGACTTGTTCGATGACGTTGTGGAACTGGATTCAGGCTGTGCAGGACGGAAATTGGGGTAAACAACAGCGCGATGGCTCTTTAGTAATCTATAATCAGGCAGCCCAAGAGCAGTTTAGATTTGAGTTTAAACGAGCATGGCCGACTAGCTATAAAATTGCAGATGTTAATGCTGTTGGGGGCGATATGGAGATTGAAGAGATAGAAGTGACTGTTGAAGATTTAAAACGGATTAATGTAGTAACGAATGATTCAAACTGA
- a CDS encoding sensor histidine kinase yields MKVGIQKLVREVRPPTSTIGSLGTPSSADVRSICKLHIEQLAVQVPIVAAWIVYEDSDTGMRQFVAHYTQQQGSIYAGFPHPLSVVWWEDWLPDAIARVFTPRRDTVPCPYNAYVCALSQHSSRPEYLMLWSEYSLSVHQQECIEQQAQLLSHYLAMFRECSRQKAEIQLLEQVLRRAEHQLRNPLALISLYSENLCRGLQSGGLQEQATIIRETVDDLSANLTDLVYCGQQAKLRVAPYDLREILSDSIQGLQPWLEEKQVDICYPDKPVIVALDRWQMKQVFDNLLSNAIHFSPEGGVVTCNWQVFAMEVIVEVSDRGSGLSQEDLKQVFTPFYSKRPGGTGLGLAIAKKIILDHKGSIWVENLSVGGAQFSFILPRNN; encoded by the coding sequence ATGAAGGTTGGTATACAAAAGTTGGTTCGCGAGGTGCGTCCACCTACCTCCACAATCGGTTCACTGGGTACACCGTCGTCTGCCGATGTTAGAAGTATTTGCAAGCTGCATATTGAACAGTTAGCGGTGCAAGTGCCGATTGTGGCAGCTTGGATTGTCTACGAGGATTCTGATACGGGGATGCGCCAATTTGTTGCTCATTATACACAGCAGCAGGGCAGTATTTACGCAGGCTTTCCCCATCCCCTTTCTGTGGTGTGGTGGGAAGATTGGTTGCCAGATGCGATCGCGCGTGTATTTACCCCGCGTCGGGATACGGTACCATGTCCCTACAATGCTTATGTTTGCGCTCTTAGTCAGCATAGCTCTAGGCCTGAGTATCTAATGCTATGGAGCGAATATTCTCTATCTGTTCATCAGCAGGAGTGTATAGAGCAACAAGCTCAACTACTTAGTCACTACTTGGCTATGTTTCGCGAGTGTTCTCGTCAAAAAGCTGAGATTCAGTTACTTGAGCAAGTGTTACGCCGTGCAGAACATCAACTGCGAAATCCTTTAGCACTGATTAGTCTTTATTCGGAAAATTTATGCCGGGGGTTGCAATCTGGAGGCTTGCAAGAACAGGCTACGATTATTCGGGAAACTGTGGATGATTTGAGTGCTAATTTAACAGATTTGGTTTACTGTGGACAGCAGGCAAAATTGCGCGTAGCGCCTTATGACCTGCGGGAAATTTTATCTGACAGCATTCAGGGTTTGCAACCGTGGTTAGAGGAAAAACAAGTAGATATCTGCTATCCGGATAAACCTGTGATTGTGGCGTTGGATCGGTGGCAGATGAAGCAGGTTTTTGACAACTTGTTAAGTAATGCAATTCATTTTAGTCCGGAAGGAGGGGTAGTTACTTGCAACTGGCAAGTTTTTGCAATGGAAGTGATAGTTGAAGTGAGCGATCGCGGGAGCGGACTTTCCCAAGAAGACCTGAAACAAGTATTTACACCGTTCTACTCTAAGCGTCCGGGTGGTACAGGTTTGGGGCTAGCGATCGCTAAAAAAATTATCCTCGACCATAAAGGGAGCATTTGGGTAGAAAATCTCTCAGTCGGCGGCGCACAATTTTCGTTTATTTTACCTCGAAATAATTAA
- a CDS encoding MinD/ParA family ATP-binding protein: MSKIVSIHSFRGGTGKSNSTANLAAIVARFGHRVGIVDTDIQSPGIHVLFGFDEDKIKHSLNDYLWGRCLIEEAAYDVTSVLKKTGNKDSSIYLIPSSIKAGDITRVLREGFDFGLLNDGFQEVIDTLDLDYLFIDTHPGLNEETLLSITISDILVLILRPDRQDFQGTAVTVEVARKLQVPKMLLMVNKALPILDFDALKQQVEKTYKAPVAGILPLSEEMIQMASSDLFCLRFPDHPLSKVMENVAKMIIA, translated from the coding sequence ATGTCAAAAATCGTGTCCATCCACTCATTTCGGGGTGGCACCGGAAAATCGAACTCGACTGCTAACCTGGCTGCGATAGTTGCTCGCTTTGGGCATCGCGTTGGCATCGTTGATACGGATATCCAATCCCCCGGAATTCATGTGCTTTTCGGTTTCGATGAGGATAAGATAAAACACTCTCTCAATGACTATCTCTGGGGGCGCTGTTTAATTGAAGAAGCTGCTTATGATGTCACCTCGGTTTTGAAAAAAACGGGTAATAAAGACAGCAGCATTTACCTGATTCCTTCCAGCATTAAAGCTGGAGATATTACCAGAGTGCTGCGCGAGGGATTCGATTTTGGTCTGCTCAATGATGGGTTTCAAGAGGTAATCGACACTCTAGATTTAGATTACTTATTCATTGATACCCATCCAGGGCTTAATGAAGAAACTCTGCTTTCTATCACTATTTCTGATATTTTGGTTTTGATTTTGCGTCCAGATCGCCAAGATTTTCAGGGTACTGCCGTGACAGTGGAAGTTGCCCGAAAGTTGCAGGTTCCTAAGATGTTGCTTATGGTGAATAAGGCTCTACCTATTTTGGATTTTGATGCTTTGAAGCAACAGGTCGAGAAGACATATAAGGCACCGGTAGCAGGTATTTTGCCGCTTTCGGAAGAGATGATCCAAATGGCAAGTAGCGATTTGTTCTGCTTGCGTTTTCCAGATCATCCGTTAAGCAAGGTGATGGAAAATGTTGCCAAAATGATTATCGCTTAA
- a CDS encoding DUF6760 family protein: MSGGAFSSGGILGYPSDALREEVALIAFHFHWSLEDILNLEHNDRRSWVTEISKIQHQE; encoded by the coding sequence ATTTCAGGTGGAGCTTTCTCTAGCGGGGGAATCTTAGGCTACCCCTCTGATGCGCTGCGCGAGGAGGTAGCCTTAATTGCTTTTCACTTCCACTGGTCTTTAGAAGACATCCTCAACTTGGAACATAATGACCGCCGGAGTTGGGTGACGGAAATTAGTAAGATTCAGCATCAGGAATGA
- a CDS encoding phage tail sheath family protein: MPMDYFAPGVYVEEVDRGSRPIEGVSMSVAGFVGFTEDVRGDAELFKPMMITNWSQFLEYFGKQGSDGYTDFNAYLPFAVNGWFMNGGGRCWVTSIGTKLPGSEPPAPEETATKLRTSGNRPSLMFAIKPSEGEEDDSSALALSGGRVNVSILPDEPKAPEDPEAEPPLNTGEYFKVIISRGGEKLEEYTHLTMNPDVEAQVGTYVVTAINEGIGDQQASQFLSVTDMSTSGQPLSRRPVNGTYEVSPPPVISSRERFPRDVNGARDDRTGVQGIFEIDEVSMIACPDLMLAYQRGLLDLDQVHGIMEMMVSMCENNAPSPNYRMVVLDPPPCKGGGEPVPPEQQKPQHVAQWLNNFNRRSMFGALYYPWIKVANPRNAGRPILVPPCGHMMGIWCRTDETRGVFKAPANEVPRGVLGLAYETNFREQELLNPVGINCIRNFANYNRGFQVWGARTLVEPANVQWRYISVRRLISYIERSIEIGTQWVVFEPNDQDLWARVTRTVSNFLERLWRAGALFGGSPGESFYVKCDASINTHETIMLGRLYVEIGVCPVRPAEFVIFRISQWSPNQ; the protein is encoded by the coding sequence ATGCCGATGGATTATTTTGCTCCTGGTGTCTACGTCGAAGAAGTAGACCGTGGCAGCCGCCCGATTGAAGGCGTAAGTATGAGTGTTGCTGGGTTTGTTGGCTTTACCGAAGATGTACGCGGTGATGCCGAACTGTTCAAACCCATGATGATTACCAATTGGAGCCAATTCCTAGAATATTTTGGCAAACAAGGCTCCGATGGTTACACAGATTTCAACGCCTATCTCCCCTTTGCCGTCAATGGCTGGTTTATGAACGGCGGTGGACGCTGTTGGGTGACTAGCATTGGTACCAAACTCCCCGGTTCAGAACCACCTGCACCAGAGGAAACAGCCACAAAGCTTAGAACCTCTGGAAATCGTCCCTCTTTGATGTTTGCTATTAAGCCATCGGAAGGCGAAGAGGATGACAGCTCAGCTCTTGCCTTATCCGGTGGACGAGTCAATGTTTCAATCCTCCCCGATGAACCCAAAGCCCCTGAAGACCCAGAGGCAGAACCCCCCCTCAACACAGGGGAATATTTTAAAGTCATTATTAGTCGCGGTGGCGAGAAACTCGAAGAGTATACCCACCTGACAATGAACCCGGATGTCGAGGCGCAAGTCGGTACCTATGTCGTCACTGCAATCAATGAAGGTATCGGCGACCAGCAGGCATCTCAATTTTTGTCCGTAACCGATATGTCCACCAGTGGGCAACCCTTGTCTCGGCGACCTGTCAACGGCACCTATGAAGTCAGCCCTCCACCCGTCATTTCTAGCCGCGAGCGCTTTCCACGGGATGTGAATGGGGCGCGTGATGACCGCACGGGCGTACAAGGGATTTTTGAAATTGACGAAGTTTCCATGATTGCTTGTCCAGATTTAATGCTGGCATACCAACGCGGTCTGCTGGATTTGGATCAGGTTCACGGCATCATGGAAATGATGGTTAGTATGTGCGAAAACAACGCACCCAGCCCCAACTACCGCATGGTAGTTCTCGACCCGCCACCTTGCAAGGGAGGCGGTGAGCCTGTACCCCCTGAGCAACAAAAGCCTCAGCACGTAGCTCAGTGGTTAAATAACTTTAATCGTCGTTCCATGTTCGGGGCGTTGTATTATCCCTGGATTAAAGTGGCGAACCCACGCAATGCCGGACGACCGATTTTGGTTCCCCCCTGCGGTCACATGATGGGGATTTGGTGCCGCACCGATGAGACTCGTGGCGTTTTCAAAGCACCCGCCAACGAAGTTCCTCGCGGTGTCTTGGGTTTAGCCTACGAAACTAACTTCCGCGAACAGGAACTGTTGAACCCTGTGGGGATTAACTGTATCCGCAACTTCGCAAACTACAACCGAGGCTTCCAAGTTTGGGGCGCACGCACTCTGGTAGAACCCGCTAATGTCCAGTGGCGCTATATCAGCGTCCGCCGTCTGATTAGCTACATCGAGCGCTCGATTGAAATCGGTACCCAGTGGGTTGTGTTCGAGCCTAACGATCAAGATTTGTGGGCGCGAGTTACCCGCACAGTTAGCAATTTCCTCGAACGGCTGTGGCGTGCAGGGGCGTTGTTCGGTGGTTCGCCTGGTGAATCCTTCTACGTGAAGTGCGATGCCAGTATCAACACCCACGAGACAATAATGCTGGGTCGTCTGTATGTCGAAATTGGTGTCTGTCCAGTCCGACCAGCGGAATTTGTGATCTTCCGCATCAGTCAGTGGTCTCCTAACCAGTAG
- a CDS encoding tetratricopeptide repeat protein, translating to MNHIHRAIAILGIITSIGGLSPSVYAQPPRTLTQERSAEDFNKQGLEKYHDGDYQGAIQDYDRAIRLNPNFAGAYVNRGNARDDMGDIQGAIADYNQAIRVNPKDDTAYYNRGISRIRERNYQEAIADFDQAIRLNPEFAEAYGNRGNIRAALGDKQGAIADYNQVLQINPNDALAYYNRATAKAQLGNPQDAIADFQKAADLGKQQDNQRLYQDALDKIKDLQQSVAERQTV from the coding sequence ATGAATCACATTCATAGAGCGATCGCTATCTTGGGAATCATTACCTCCATCGGTGGACTGTCTCCTTCGGTCTATGCTCAACCACCGCGAACGCTCACGCAAGAAAGAAGTGCTGAGGACTTCAACAAACAAGGGTTAGAAAAGTACCACGACGGAGACTACCAGGGAGCAATACAAGATTACGATCGGGCAATTCGTCTCAATCCCAACTTTGCCGGAGCTTATGTAAATCGAGGCAATGCCCGCGATGACATGGGAGATATACAAGGAGCGATCGCTGATTATAACCAAGCGATTCGTGTCAATCCTAAGGATGATACAGCCTACTACAACCGAGGAATCTCTCGCATCAGAGAGAGAAACTATCAAGAAGCGATCGCAGACTTCGACCAAGCAATTCGTCTTAATCCTGAGTTTGCCGAAGCTTATGGCAACCGGGGAAATATTCGCGCCGCCCTTGGAGATAAACAGGGAGCGATCGCTGATTATAACCAGGTGCTACAAATTAATCCCAATGATGCCCTAGCATACTATAACCGGGCGACTGCCAAAGCTCAATTAGGAAACCCACAGGACGCGATCGCAGATTTTCAGAAAGCCGCCGACCTCGGCAAACAACAAGACAATCAAAGGTTATATCAAGATGCACTCGATAAAATTAAAGATTTGCAACAATCAGTAGCCGAACGCCAAACAGTTTGA
- a CDS encoding DUF928 domain-containing protein produces MLNKSSVHFTTLSLALSVGLTLYASIPATAESPQTPIRQTTPNRGQIRSGRLRFRLPKVGAPRTREPGASRGSSNCSNQEKSVMALLPNTNVGLTLAERPTLFVAIPSSSAQQAEFTLHDEENQQEALYKTKIPIPSTAGIVSISLPSDADSPQLEVGKKYRWSFSVICDAEDRAADIFVEGWVQRMEPSATLVKDLQKATERDRPVLYAEAGLWLDTIASLADLRNASPNDSSLVTDWEDLLKAVNLGKVAKEPLIKLETNTSSTP; encoded by the coding sequence ATGTTGAACAAATCTTCTGTACATTTCACGACACTTTCCTTAGCCTTATCTGTGGGACTAACGCTGTACGCCAGCATTCCCGCCACAGCAGAATCGCCACAAACACCGATACGGCAAACAACCCCCAACCGTGGGCAAATCCGCTCAGGTCGCCTGAGATTCAGATTGCCAAAAGTCGGCGCGCCCCGTACTAGAGAACCGGGAGCATCGCGTGGTAGCTCAAACTGTAGCAATCAAGAAAAATCCGTAATGGCATTATTGCCAAATACTAATGTGGGATTGACTCTAGCGGAGCGTCCGACCTTATTTGTTGCTATTCCTTCTAGTAGCGCCCAACAAGCGGAGTTTACGCTGCATGACGAGGAAAACCAGCAGGAGGCACTATACAAAACAAAAATTCCCATTCCTAGCACTGCTGGTATTGTTAGCATCAGCCTTCCCTCAGACGCTGATTCTCCACAGCTGGAAGTTGGTAAAAAATATCGTTGGTCGTTTTCAGTTATTTGTGACGCTGAGGATAGGGCAGCAGATATTTTTGTAGAAGGGTGGGTGCAACGAATGGAACCAAGTGCCACCTTAGTTAAGGATTTACAGAAAGCAACAGAACGTGATCGCCCAGTCTTGTACGCTGAGGCTGGACTGTGGCTCGACACAATCGCATCTCTAGCTGATTTACGCAACGCTTCTCCTAACGATTCCAGCTTAGTAACAGACTGGGAAGACTTATTAAAAGCCGTTAATCTTGGCAAAGTTGCTAAAGAACCTTTAATTAAGTTAGAAACCAACACAAGTTCCACGCCCTAG
- a CDS encoding phage tail protein: protein MAIITVENFELEIKGVGDGLQFKSVDLPAYKTDVQHGDALMSGAKGSVRQTLTKKREAAVQITLVTLASGDAKSTSSLMRKWLLQCMPKAEDGGGFPTSARMAEGVIKSYNSAGEMVDSWKMSGVWICKYQIGKLSADGGLLEETFTLQVDQFDPA, encoded by the coding sequence ATGGCTATTATTACAGTTGAGAATTTTGAATTAGAAATCAAGGGAGTCGGTGACGGTCTACAGTTTAAAAGTGTTGACTTGCCAGCTTATAAGACTGACGTTCAACATGGTGATGCCCTAATGTCAGGTGCCAAGGGCTCTGTACGGCAGACTCTTACTAAGAAAAGGGAAGCAGCGGTTCAAATCACTTTAGTAACCCTAGCTAGTGGAGATGCAAAAAGCACTAGCTCGCTGATGAGAAAGTGGCTGTTACAGTGTATGCCAAAAGCAGAGGATGGTGGGGGGTTTCCCACGAGCGCCAGGATGGCAGAAGGCGTAATTAAATCCTATAACTCAGCCGGTGAAATGGTGGATTCGTGGAAGATGAGCGGAGTTTGGATTTGTAAATATCAAATCGGGAAACTCAGTGCAGACGGTGGGTTGCTTGAAGAGACCTTTACGCTACAGGTTGACCAATTCGATCCAGCTTGA
- a CDS encoding CHASE2 domain-containing protein translates to MISRLNSKIRSLLSNTNVGTTALNFGGQVVLTSVVITGLVVGARALGMLQGQELGAFDQLIRLRPDEGPDKRVLLVEITQGDIQAEKGWPLSDATIARVLQKLDEYEPRAIGIDIIRDVPVKEGNAELLKVLNGSDRIITICQLSDGKQAGFPPPPSIPPEQVGFADFVKEPDGWVRRSLLVASPPVPKVPLENAHLCSDPEEQLTSLDMSLALIYLQAEGIEAEPTPDGNLKIGSTVFKSPDKNAGGYRNADMEGVQMLINYRSANEPANKVTLTDVLKGKVDPALVKDKVVLVGYTATSVNDDFNTPYSAAQEGTQKMPGVTIHAQVVSQILSAVLDKRPLFWYWNEWGELFWIWGWSLAGGILAWRIRRPWLLGIAGGVAIVVLYGTCYVLFLQAGWIPLIPPVLALVATAGGVLIVERGYAKAIYKSVKGFLKIDIEIDEEKKERQVAEITETDYFQELQEKAKNFRSRGGTSSKAKPTPASEVIETTEKNDDYLQQLQQQGKNLRPRHTDVEIESNPLTSEATVSPQVVIIDETNDYLQQLQQKAENRHRDVEIESNTQTSDVTVSASVPVITEETDDYLQQLQRKAKNRKNRRSDVEIESNTHTSEATVSPQVVITEEIDYFEQLQQKAKLKNWDADGREAAIEIEEDTQVSQNGQTAEEDYFQQLQQRVQLKNLDANGQTEGATEMEEDSQVSQDAQTAEEDYFQQLQQRVQLKNLDANGQTEGVAEIEEDSQVSQEVNSSEEDYFQQLQQRANKRQKTEDESK, encoded by the coding sequence ATGATTTCTAGGCTTAACTCAAAAATTCGCTCACTGTTATCAAACACCAACGTCGGCACAACAGCATTAAACTTTGGCGGACAGGTAGTTCTCACCAGCGTTGTAATTACAGGCTTGGTAGTAGGAGCAAGAGCGCTGGGAATGCTCCAGGGACAAGAGCTTGGTGCTTTTGACCAGCTAATTCGTCTGCGTCCTGATGAAGGGCCAGATAAGCGCGTGTTGCTGGTGGAAATCACCCAGGGAGACATCCAAGCGGAGAAGGGATGGCCTTTGTCTGATGCGACAATTGCTAGAGTTTTGCAGAAACTAGACGAGTATGAACCGCGAGCCATCGGTATAGATATTATTCGGGATGTTCCCGTTAAAGAGGGAAATGCAGAGTTATTGAAGGTGCTTAATGGAAGCGATCGCATTATAACTATCTGCCAACTGAGTGACGGTAAACAAGCAGGATTTCCGCCGCCACCTAGCATCCCGCCAGAGCAAGTTGGATTTGCTGATTTTGTCAAAGAGCCTGATGGATGGGTGCGCCGCAGTCTCTTAGTTGCAAGTCCTCCAGTCCCGAAAGTTCCCCTAGAGAATGCTCACCTATGCAGCGATCCCGAAGAGCAACTGACATCTTTGGATATGTCCCTAGCACTAATTTACCTGCAAGCTGAGGGAATTGAAGCGGAACCTACACCCGATGGAAACCTGAAAATCGGCTCAACCGTATTCAAAAGCCCCGACAAAAATGCTGGCGGATATCGGAACGCCGATATGGAAGGTGTGCAGATGCTAATTAATTATCGCTCTGCAAATGAGCCAGCCAACAAAGTAACGCTCACAGATGTACTCAAGGGTAAAGTCGATCCGGCTTTAGTAAAAGATAAAGTTGTCCTGGTTGGCTACACAGCAACCAGCGTAAATGACGACTTTAACACGCCTTACAGTGCTGCTCAAGAAGGCACCCAGAAAATGCCCGGAGTGACCATTCACGCTCAAGTTGTCAGTCAAATCCTTAGCGCAGTGCTGGATAAACGACCCCTATTTTGGTACTGGAATGAGTGGGGCGAACTTTTCTGGATTTGGGGTTGGTCGCTGGCGGGAGGCATTCTAGCATGGCGCATTCGCCGTCCTTGGCTGCTTGGTATTGCTGGAGGCGTAGCAATAGTCGTTTTGTATGGAACTTGCTACGTTTTATTTCTCCAAGCTGGATGGATACCGCTAATACCGCCAGTATTGGCACTAGTGGCGACAGCTGGCGGTGTTTTGATCGTAGAAAGAGGCTACGCCAAGGCAATCTATAAAAGTGTCAAGGGTTTCTTGAAAATCGATATTGAGATTGATGAAGAAAAGAAAGAGCGCCAGGTAGCTGAAATTACAGAAACTGACTATTTTCAGGAGTTGCAGGAAAAGGCAAAAAATTTCAGAAGTCGAGGCGGCACCTCATCTAAGGCAAAACCTACGCCTGCATCCGAAGTCATTGAAACAACTGAAAAAAACGACGACTACTTGCAGCAGTTGCAGCAACAGGGGAAAAATTTGCGCCCTCGGCACACCGATGTCGAGATTGAATCAAATCCACTGACATCAGAAGCAACAGTTTCACCCCAAGTTGTAATAATTGATGAAACCAACGACTACTTGCAGCAGTTGCAGCAAAAGGCGGAAAATCGGCACAGGGATGTCGAAATTGAATCAAATACACAGACATCAGACGTGACAGTTTCCGCCTCTGTACCTGTAATAACTGAAGAAACCGACGATTACTTGCAGCAGTTGCAGCGAAAGGCGAAAAATCGGAAAAATCGGCGCAGCGATGTCGAAATTGAATCAAATACACACACCTCAGAAGCCACAGTTTCACCCCAAGTTGTAATAACTGAAGAAATTGATTATTTTGAGCAGTTGCAGCAAAAGGCGAAGCTGAAGAATTGGGATGCAGACGGGCGTGAAGCGGCAATCGAGATCGAAGAAGATACCCAGGTAAGCCAAAACGGCCAAACTGCTGAAGAAGACTACTTCCAACAGTTGCAGCAACGAGTGCAACTGAAGAATTTGGACGCTAACGGACAAACTGAAGGTGCAACTGAGATGGAAGAGGATTCACAGGTAAGCCAAGACGCCCAAACCGCTGAAGAAGATTACTTCCAGCAGTTGCAGCAACGAGTGCAACTGAAGAATTTGGACGCTAACGGACAAACTGAAGGCGTAGCTGAGATCGAAGAGGATTCACAGGTAAGCCAAGAAGTTAACTCATCTGAAGAAGACTACTTCCAGCAGTTGCAGCAAAGGGCGAACAAGCGACAGAAGACAGAGGATGAATCTAAGTGA
- a CDS encoding phage tail assembly protein, whose protein sequence is MDSDRILYTEFEFILPRGLVDASGGVHRQGVMRLATAKDEMFVQKDRGVQDNPAYAVLVMLSRTITRLGELSKVTPELLENLFSLDLAYLREFYNRINQQGDVYIPVQCPTCNSQFQVELSLAGES, encoded by the coding sequence ATGGACAGCGATCGCATACTCTATACGGAATTTGAATTTATCCTTCCTAGAGGATTGGTGGATGCAAGCGGGGGCGTTCATCGCCAAGGCGTGATGCGTCTAGCAACTGCAAAAGATGAAATGTTTGTCCAAAAAGACCGGGGGGTGCAGGATAATCCCGCTTATGCAGTTTTGGTGATGCTCTCGCGAACTATTACTCGTTTAGGCGAATTATCAAAGGTAACTCCTGAATTATTGGAGAATCTTTTTTCTCTAGATTTGGCGTACTTGCGGGAGTTTTACAATCGCATCAACCAACAAGGTGATGTTTACATTCCAGTTCAGTGTCCTACGTGCAATAGTCAATTTCAGGTGGAGCTTTCTCTAGCGGGGGAATCTTAG
- a CDS encoding Pvc16 family protein, producing MIPATAQTLAEILAGGTSLLNTEQIDFNHPGMRQDIRPALNLYCYNIGENGQVDRRLNPEKTHTGTLNGSPLWFDISFLVSAWDCTALGEQRLLSEALTMLLPHRPIAEELLVPALRGHGNLSMIVSAIGFIEAAALWSALGVPLRPALYVTVTVPFTLQEPNTPKEVVKKREKVMSFEFKTHNS from the coding sequence ATGATCCCTGCTACTGCCCAGACTTTGGCAGAAATCCTGGCTGGCGGGACTTCTCTGCTCAATACAGAGCAAATAGATTTCAACCACCCTGGTATGCGGCAGGATATAAGGCCAGCGCTGAACCTGTACTGCTACAACATCGGGGAAAACGGTCAGGTAGACCGCAGGCTTAACCCGGAAAAAACGCATACAGGCACTCTTAACGGTTCCCCCTTATGGTTTGATATCTCGTTCCTGGTGAGTGCCTGGGACTGTACCGCCTTGGGAGAACAACGTCTACTCTCAGAAGCATTAACAATGCTGTTGCCTCATCGCCCGATAGCAGAAGAGTTGCTGGTTCCAGCACTACGCGGTCATGGCAACTTGTCAATGATTGTTTCTGCCATTGGCTTTATTGAAGCAGCAGCTTTATGGAGTGCGCTGGGTGTCCCATTACGTCCAGCCTTATATGTGACAGTGACGGTTCCCTTCACCTTACAAGAACCGAACACACCTAAAGAAGTAGTAAAGAAGCGAGAAAAAGTTATGAGTTTTGAATTCAAAACTCATAACTCATAA
- a CDS encoding ArsR family transcriptional regulator has product MTKETTSGEQETDIGLSMVDVMSLPDQERKLVNWIMRHKSVSLAEVVAYTGAGEDIARTQLDTLIAQGFVQEVEQGSDRYYRPRLASKRRSKLSTDIWQSLDEKAPGEE; this is encoded by the coding sequence ATGACTAAGGAAACGACATCTGGCGAACAAGAGACAGATATTGGTCTGAGTATGGTCGATGTGATGAGTTTACCCGACCAAGAGCGGAAACTCGTCAATTGGATCATGCGTCACAAAAGCGTATCCTTAGCGGAAGTGGTGGCTTATACTGGCGCGGGTGAAGATATTGCCCGTACACAGCTAGACACCCTGATAGCACAAGGATTTGTGCAAGAAGTGGAACAGGGAAGCGATCGCTACTACCGACCTCGCCTTGCCTCTAAACGGCGCAGCAAGTTGTCTACAGATATCTGGCAAAGTTTAGACGAGAAGGCACCAGGGGAAGAGTGA